A genomic segment from Peribacillus sp. ACCC06369 encodes:
- a CDS encoding carbamoyl phosphate synthase small subunit has product MKRQLILEDGTVFLGEAFGGDVEKIGEVVFNTGMTGYQEILSDPSYCGQIVTLTYPLIGNYGINRDDFESINPAIAGFVVKETAELPSNWRSQTSLDEYLKMKNIPGISGIDTRKLTRIIRKSGALKGALCNINKDAKEVVSQLKATVIPSNQVKQVSTKSPYSSPGRGPRVVLVDYGMKHGILRELTKRGCDVVVVPYNVTAEEVMQYHPDGVMLSNGPGDPKSVHETLEMIRTIQTQVPLFGICLGHQLFALANGADTEKLKFGHRGSNHPVKDLRTGKISITSQNHGYTVEEFSIEKTDLIVTHTALNDDTIEGLRHKKYPAFTVQYHPEASPGPEDANYLFNEFLQMIEAANTKGEKTCQNALI; this is encoded by the coding sequence ATGAAAAGACAGCTTATTTTAGAAGATGGAACGGTTTTCCTTGGGGAAGCATTCGGAGGGGACGTAGAAAAAATAGGTGAAGTCGTTTTTAACACAGGAATGACAGGATACCAGGAGATTCTATCCGATCCATCTTATTGCGGTCAAATCGTTACACTTACGTATCCATTGATCGGGAACTACGGGATAAACCGGGATGACTTTGAATCCATCAATCCAGCGATAGCAGGATTCGTTGTTAAGGAAACAGCAGAACTTCCTTCTAACTGGCGAAGCCAAACATCCCTAGATGAATATCTGAAAATGAAGAACATACCTGGAATAAGCGGAATCGATACGAGAAAGCTGACAAGGATCATCAGGAAATCAGGTGCACTTAAAGGAGCGCTCTGCAATATCAATAAAGATGCAAAAGAGGTTGTTTCCCAGTTGAAAGCAACGGTGATTCCTTCTAATCAAGTGAAACAGGTTTCAACAAAATCACCTTATTCTAGCCCGGGCAGAGGCCCGCGGGTAGTTCTTGTAGACTATGGCATGAAGCATGGGATTTTACGTGAGTTGACGAAGCGCGGCTGTGATGTCGTGGTTGTGCCTTATAACGTCACTGCCGAGGAAGTGATGCAATATCATCCAGATGGTGTGATGCTTTCAAACGGTCCTGGGGATCCGAAAAGTGTTCATGAGACACTTGAAATGATCCGTACAATCCAAACGCAAGTGCCATTATTTGGAATCTGTTTAGGACATCAATTATTCGCACTTGCAAACGGGGCGGATACGGAAAAATTAAAATTCGGCCATCGAGGTTCAAATCATCCGGTTAAAGACCTTCGCACCGGGAAGATATCCATCACATCTCAAAATCATGGATATACAGTAGAAGAGTTTTCAATTGAAAAGACTGATCTTATTGTGACACATACAGCATTGAATGACGATACGATTGAAGGACTGCGCCATAAAAAATATCCAGCTTTCACCGTACAATATCACCCGGAAGCATCACCAGGGCCGGAAGACGCAAACTACTTATTCAATGAATTCTTACAAATGATTGAAGCTGCAAACACCAAGGGGGAAAAAACATGCCAAAACGCACTGATATAA
- a CDS encoding dihydroorotase, translating to MKTVIKNGVLLDNQNSFKKADIEIEGKVITKIGENLATENCKVVDAEGLLITSGFIDLHVHLREPGGEHKETIASGTLAAARGGFTTVAAMPNTRPVPDTVENLEALNRKIEETAHVRVLPYASITIREAGKELTDFSSLKQTGAFAFTDDGVGIQEAGMMLEAMKRAAAQDMAIVAHCEDNSLINKGSVHEGRFSKEQGINGIPSVCEAVHIARDILLAEAADCHYHVCHISTKESVRTVRDAKRAGIRVTAEVTPHHLLLCEDDIPGLDTNYKMNPPLRGREDRDALIEGLLDGTIDFIATDHAPHAAEEKAQGMQLAPFGIVGLETAFPLLYTELVKKGVLTLKQLVDFLTIKPSECFSLPYGELKEGATADIVLIDLETEKEINNEEFASKGKNTPFNEKKCYGWPVMTIAEGKTAWEKGRVQG from the coding sequence ATGAAAACCGTAATCAAAAATGGAGTATTGCTAGATAATCAAAACTCATTCAAAAAAGCGGACATCGAAATAGAAGGAAAGGTCATCACAAAAATCGGCGAGAACCTGGCTACGGAAAATTGTAAGGTAGTTGACGCTGAAGGGTTACTCATTACATCGGGATTTATTGACCTGCATGTCCATTTACGCGAACCGGGCGGTGAACACAAGGAAACAATCGCAAGTGGAACGCTTGCAGCGGCAAGAGGCGGTTTCACTACTGTAGCGGCGATGCCTAATACTCGGCCCGTTCCTGATACAGTGGAAAACCTTGAAGCGCTTAACCGGAAAATTGAAGAAACGGCGCATGTCCGGGTACTCCCTTATGCATCCATAACGATTAGGGAAGCTGGCAAGGAATTGACCGACTTTTCTTCATTAAAACAAACGGGTGCTTTCGCCTTTACGGACGATGGCGTAGGAATTCAAGAAGCTGGGATGATGCTGGAGGCCATGAAGCGGGCAGCCGCTCAGGATATGGCCATAGTTGCTCATTGTGAAGATAATAGCTTAATCAATAAAGGCTCCGTCCATGAAGGAAGATTCTCAAAGGAACAGGGGATCAATGGAATTCCGTCGGTATGTGAAGCTGTACATATTGCCCGGGATATCCTCCTTGCGGAAGCGGCGGATTGCCATTATCACGTTTGTCATATATCCACGAAGGAATCGGTTAGAACGGTAAGGGATGCCAAACGCGCCGGTATCCGGGTCACAGCCGAAGTTACACCGCATCACTTATTATTGTGTGAAGATGATATACCGGGACTTGATACGAATTATAAAATGAACCCGCCTTTAAGGGGCCGTGAAGATCGGGACGCGTTGATAGAAGGACTGCTTGACGGAACCATCGATTTTATAGCAACAGACCATGCCCCGCATGCGGCTGAGGAAAAGGCGCAGGGAATGCAGCTAGCACCTTTCGGAATAGTAGGATTGGAAACGGCCTTCCCGCTGCTTTATACCGAATTGGTCAAAAAGGGCGTCTTAACATTAAAGCAATTAGTCGATTTCCTGACAATCAAACCGTCTGAATGTTTCTCCCTTCCATATGGAGAGCTTAAAGAAGGTGCTACTGCCGATATCGTGCTCATCGATTTGGAAACGGAAAAAGAAATCAATAATGAAGAGTTTGCTTCAAAAGGGAAAAATACACCTTTTAATGAAAAGAAATGTTATGGCTGGCCAGTCATGACGATTGCAGAAGGAAAAACAGCTTGGGAAAAAGGACGTGTTCAAGGATGA
- a CDS encoding aspartate carbamoyltransferase catalytic subunit: MKKLLTMNELTIPEIERILDEAEGFANGSGWNPKQQTTVANLFFEPSTRTKSSFEMAERKLGLEVIPFDAGTSSVLKGETLYDTVKTLEAIGINALIIRHEQDNYFDELKGRIRIPIINAGDGCGNHPTQSLLDLLTIKQEFKSFEGLKIAIIGDVRHSRVAKSNAEALTRLGANVVFSGPPEWFDRTNSLGRYEDIDQAVATSDVVMLLRIQHERHNEKYDQANGNYLESFGLTKQREKNMKPDAIIMHPAPINRGVEIDSDLVECSRSRIFKQMENGVFIRMAVLKNVLEQSEGGIIHENRNQKWSIAR; the protein is encoded by the coding sequence ATGAAAAAATTATTGACGATGAATGAATTGACTATACCTGAAATTGAAAGAATTCTAGACGAGGCTGAGGGATTTGCCAATGGCTCGGGATGGAATCCTAAACAGCAGACCACAGTTGCCAATCTCTTCTTTGAACCAAGCACACGTACAAAATCAAGCTTTGAAATGGCTGAAAGAAAACTGGGCCTTGAGGTCATTCCTTTTGATGCGGGTACATCATCCGTGTTAAAAGGCGAAACCTTATATGACACTGTTAAAACGTTAGAAGCGATAGGCATCAATGCCTTGATCATCCGTCATGAGCAGGATAATTATTTTGACGAATTGAAAGGGAGGATAAGGATCCCGATAATCAATGCAGGGGATGGATGCGGGAATCATCCAACCCAGTCATTACTGGACTTATTGACGATAAAACAAGAGTTTAAAAGTTTCGAAGGTCTGAAAATTGCGATAATCGGGGATGTCAGGCATAGTCGGGTTGCGAAATCGAATGCAGAAGCATTAACTCGATTAGGAGCGAATGTCGTATTTTCAGGTCCGCCTGAATGGTTTGACAGAACAAACAGTTTAGGAAGGTATGAAGACATCGATCAAGCGGTAGCTACTTCGGATGTGGTCATGCTGCTCAGAATCCAGCATGAAAGGCATAATGAAAAATACGATCAGGCAAACGGAAATTATCTCGAAAGTTTCGGCCTGACCAAACAACGTGAAAAAAATATGAAACCGGATGCGATCATCATGCATCCTGCACCAATAAACCGCGGTGTTGAAATAGACAGTGATTTAGTCGAATGCAGCCGCTCAAGAATTTTCAAACAAATGGAAAATGGCGTGTTCATCAGAATGGCCGTATTAAAAAATGTGCTTGAACAATCTGAAGGGGGAATCATCCATGAAAACCGTAATCAAAAATGGAGTATTGCTAGATAA